In Quercus lobata isolate SW786 chromosome 12, ValleyOak3.0 Primary Assembly, whole genome shotgun sequence, a genomic segment contains:
- the LOC115971234 gene encoding uncharacterized protein LOC115971234, producing MDENTGQTLSSLAITEKRTHRPGGCVGIFFQLFDWNRRFAKKKLFSKKLLPPARAKQASKKFKGDEKMPISKLQLIADENSGGFPNVKKNGNRSVDLERKHEMKAPSLVARLMGLESMPAVHRDKPKKPSFSDGNVNGDENFVGNHGGFDKELNLEKGGGKQESRPQKLQKTGPFERRVVTRFGAEALQIKSVLSRSRKHHHHHPKLASPVKSPRISSGRNVSRSSRLIGAAARILEPGLQATSRAKCAITYSSSMHYSPSDEIISPETWKQSSCNTSSAKPLMGQTSCRNCGNLVDFGATTEEHPSACFGSNFVNASSQDSRWSILRPPVSSYEHETDVVFQKSKDQAVSLVSQEKDNMRFCNEPITERVPPLHEGQGQWHLSSQTCKPPKDESSSIVFKHRMQTQDPTLLGRDRIPTTSKLSSLQSRRVSSAGNAAGGTKDFVALNRSLSGRARPRVPTKVDSSRFDTERKACNGRGESLSQLRTPVRKRRTINVSGQSESTGFVSSTIAKQRNVQCGTLTGKGMGLNTHSNHNRVKSRLAHQGDGKGAEGNKETDVISFTFNSPMRQKAAIPVEMEEKRRNEDGNMSFQNPLTLRGDALGALLEQKLKELTSQENDELSTGAPTVAMILQELIAALTADQSLSQDGHTNMFNKDLVFENEAKMERFLGSSREGHHLSPGSVLEASFSSSSLDESPVPGHRLCPDSMDYSYDQLQPSESDVDLLDSATSLDKGRTDSKLLINFVRNVSKILQSHWNISEERLTGSELAHANEKILNAELLFRTRTAHNLDGMEGFVISPHLLDELESFARVAWTDSNGFIGLEDTKAGNHLRGFLFDCIIECLDSKYGRYCNSGFKAWSRLPLCMNTKTLIQDVVKEVRRWTGLAGMVPDEIIEWEMSYSLGKWTDFDIEAFETGNEIDGDILQNLVEEIVMDLLDCRSRSF from the exons ATGGATGAGAATACAGGGCAAACTTTGTCGTCTCTAGCGATTACTGAGAAGAGAACGCATAGGCCTGGTGGTTGTGTTGGGATTTTCTTTCAGCTTTTCGATTGGAACCGTAGGTTCGCCAAGAAAAAGCTCTTCTCTAAGAAATTGCTTCCTCCAG CTCGTGCAAAACAAGCTTCAAAGAAGTTTAAAGGGGATGAGAAGATGCCCATTTCCAAGCTACAATTG ATTGCTGATGAAAATAGTGGGGGTTTCCCAAATGTGAAGAAGAATGGGAATCGTAGTGTAGATTTAGAGAGAAAGCATGAAATGAAGGCTCCAAGTTTGGTTGCTAGGCTAATGGGTCTTGAGTCTATGCCAGCTGTGCATCGAGATAAACCTAAGAAACCTTCATTTTCTGATGGTAATGTTAATGGGGATGAGAATTTTGTAGGTAATCATGGTGGGTTTGATAAGGAGTTGAATTTGGAGAAAGGAGGTGGGAAGCAGGAATCGAGGCCTCAGAAGCTTCAAAAGACGGGGCCATTTGAGAGAAGGGTGGTTACTAGGTTTGGAGCTGAGGCATTGCAGATTAAGAGTGTTTTGTCTCGGTCAAGAAAGCACCATCATCATCACCCGAAGCTTGCTTCTCCCGTGAAGAGTCCAAGGATTTCCTCTGGGAGGAATGTGTCTCGAAGCTCTCGGTTAATTGGTGCTGCCGCCAGGATTTTGGAACCAGGGTTGCAAGCTACAAGCAGAGCAAAATGTGCTATTACTTATTCGAGTTCTATGCATTATTCTCCAAGTGATGAGATTATATCACCAGAGACATGGAAACAATCTAGTTGTAATACAAGTTCAGCAAAGCCTTTGATGGGGCAAACTTCTTGTAGAAATTGTGGCAATTTGGTGGATTTTGGAGCAACTACTGAGGAGCATCCCTCTGCTTGTTTTGGTTCAAACTTTGTCAATGCCTCTTCTCAGGATTCAAGATGGAGTATACTAAGGCCACCAGTATCCTCCTATGAGCATGAAACAGATGTGGTTTTTCAGAAAAGTAAAGACCAGGCTGTTTCTCTTGTTTCTCAAGAAAAGGACAATATGAGATTCTGTAATGAACCAATTACAGAAAGAGTGCCTCCATTGCATGAAGGTCAAGGACAATGGCATTTGTCGAGCCAAACATGCAAGCCTCCAAAGGATGAATCATCATCCATTGTATTTAAGCACAGGATGCAAACACAGGATCCTACGTTGTTGGGCAGGGATAGAATCCCGACTACATCTAAACTAAGTAGTCTGCAGAGTCGAAGAGTCTCATCAGCTGGAAATGCCGCTGGTGGGACCAAAGATTTTGTTGCTTTGAACCGAAGTTTAAGTGGTCGAGCCAGGCCGAGGGTGCCTACCAAAGTGGACAGTTCTAGGTTTGACACAGAGAGGAAGGCTTGTAATGGAAGGGGTGAATCATTGTCACAGTTAAGGACTCCAGTACGAAAAAGGAGGACAATAAATGTCAGTGGGCAATCTGAAAGTACAGGTTTTGTCAGTTCAACTATTGCAAAGCAAAGAAATGTTCAGTGTGGTACTTTGACTGGAAAAGGCATGGGACTTAATACTCACTCAAACCATAATCGTGTCAAAAGTAGATTAGCCCATCAGGGAGATGGAAAAGGAGCTGAGGGAAATAAGGAAACTGATGTTATTTCTTTTACCTTTAATTCCCCAATGAGGCAGAAGGCTGCCATTCCCGTTGAAATGGAGGAGAAAAGAAGGAATGAAGATGGAAATATGTCTTTTCAAAATCCATTGACATTAAGAGGAGATGCTTTAGGGGCCCTCCTGgaacaaaaattgaaggaatTGACTTCTCAAGAAAATGATGAGTTATCAACTGGTGCTCCAACAGTTGCTATGATTCTCCAAGAGTTAATAGCTGCCTTGACTGCAGACCAATCTTTGTCTCAGGATGGTCATACTAACATGTTCAATAAGGATTTAGTTTTTGAG AATGAAGCAAAGATGGAAAGGTTTCTTGGAAGTTCGCGAGAAGGTCATCATCTTAGCCCTGGATCTGTTCTTGAAGCTTCATTCTCTTCTAGTAGTCTGGATGAAAGCCCAG TTCCGGGACATAGGTTGTGCCCTGACTCCATGGATTACTCCTATGATCAGTTACAACCATCGGAATCTGATGTGGATCTCTTAGATTCTGCAACCTCATTGGATAAAGGGAGAACTGATAGTAAGTTGTTGATCAATTTTGTCAGGAATGTCTCTAAAATCTTGCAGAGCCATTGGAATATTTCTGAGGAAAGGTTAACTGGAAGTGAACTTGCCCATGCAAACGAGAAAATCTTGAATGCTGAACTGTTGTTCCGAACTCGAACTGCACATAATTTAGATGGAATGGAAGGTTTTGTCATTAGCCCCCATCTCCTTGACGAATTGGAATCTTTTGCTCGTGTTGCATGGACAGATTCCAATGGCTTTATAGGTTTGGAGGACACCAAAGCAGGAAACCACCTCAGGGGATTTCTTTTTGACTGTATCATAGAATGTTTAGACTCAAAATATGGTCGATACTGTAATTCTGGATTCAAGGCGTGGTCAAGACTTCCATTATGTATGAATACAAAGACATTGATTCAAGATGTTGTGAAGGAGGTTAGAAGGTGGACAGGTTTGGCTGGGATGGTTCCTGATGAGATAATAGAATGGGAGATGAGTTATTCCTTGGGGAAATGGACAGATTTTGATATCGAAGCATTTGAGACTGGCAATGAAATTGATGGGGACATACTTCAAAATTTGGTTGAGGAAATTGTGATGGATCTTTTGGATTGCAGGTCACGTTCCTTCTGA